A window of Fragaria vesca subsp. vesca linkage group LG7, FraVesHawaii_1.0, whole genome shotgun sequence contains these coding sequences:
- the LOC101312682 gene encoding transcription factor bHLH91-like, which translates to MYVDSSTAAAGACNFDPNTDTNPMSESAPEVVLHHQNNPTTFASTHDENLRSLSMEEELSNYHHNHNAAMEIEQQLQTEMGFGTMDQNTNNTNPHLINPFDTHQATNWDNNDEMQQQQQLPPVAPTPDLLSLFHLPNSSVLPHSSITFTNPKTPGGCFPGSFGYETLPETPSGAVASNSVMYDPMFHLNQLPPQPQPPLFRELLQSLPHGYKRNGSSLFSNGGDEVDDGSRQLFENGVLEFSKEMKPFGRGRGGNKGTKHFATERQRRVQLNDKFSALRELVPNPTKPDRASVVGDAIDYIQELKRTVSELKLLVEKKRCGRERSKRHKTEQDIGARDDDESCNMKPLGDPDHDHSYNNGSLRSSWLQRKSKDTEVDVRIIDDEVTIKLVQRKKINLLLSVSKLLDELQLELHHAAGGHIGNSYSFLFNTKMYEGSSLYASAIANKLIDTVDRQYAAAIPPTNSY; encoded by the exons ATGTACGTCGACAGTAGTACAGCAGCTGCAGGTGCCTGCAACTTTGATCCCAATACTGACACTAACCCCATGTCAGAGTCAGCCCCAGAAGTTGTCCTCCACCACCAGAACAACCCCACCACCTTTGCTTCCACTCATGACGAAAACTTGAGGAGCCTCTCCATGGAAGAAGAGCTCTCTAACTACCACCACAACCACAACGCCGCCATGGAAATCGAGCAGCAGCTTCAGACTGAAATGGGTTTCGGCACCATGGACCAAAACACTAACAACACCAACCCTCATTTGATCAATCCCTTTGACACCCACCAAGCCACAAACTGGGACAACAACGATGAAATGCAACAGCAACAACAATTGCCACCAGTAGCCCCAACACCTGACCTACTCAGCCTTTTCCACTTGCCCAACTCTTCTGTGCTCCCACACTCCTCCATTACCTTCACCAACCCCAAGACCCCGGGAGGCTGTTTCCCGGGGTCTTTCGGGTACGAGACTCTGCCCGAGACCCCGTCTGGGGCAGTGGCCTCTAATTCGGTCATGTATGACCCAATGTTCCACCTGAACCAGCTTCCTCCGCAGCCTCAGCCGCCGCTGTTCAGGGAGCTGCTGCAGTCACTGCCACATGGGTACAAGAGAAACGGGTCGAGTTTGTTTAGCAATGGTGGGGATGAGGTAGACGATGGGAGCAGGCAGTTGTTTGAGAATGGGGTGTTGGAGTTTTCTAAGGAGATGAAGCCATTTGGAAGAGGAAGAGGTGGGAATAAAGGGACCAAGCACTTTGCTACTGAGCGCCAAAGGAGAGTCCAGCTCAATGACAAGTTTTCTGCTTTGAGGGAATTGGTTCCAAACCCAACCAAG CCTGATCGAGCATCTGTAGTGGGAGATGCCATTGATTACATACAGGAGCTCAAAAGGACTGTGAGTGAGCTGAAGCTGCTGGTGGAGAAGAAAAGGTGTGGGAGAGAGAGGAGCAAGAGGCACAAGACTGAGCAGGACATAGGTGCCAGAGACGACGATGAGAGCTGTAACATGAAGCCTCTTGGTGACCCTGATCATGACCACTCCTACAACAATGGGTCTCTGAGGAGCTCATGGCTTCAAAGGAAGTCCAAAGACACTGAGGTAGACGTCCGAATCATTGATGATGAAGTCACCATCAAACTGGTCCAGAGGAAGAAGATCAATCTGTTGCTATCTGTGTCCAAGCTTCTTGATGAGTTGCAGCTTGAACTTCATCATGCTGCTGGGGGACACATTGGGAATTCATACAGCTTCTTGTTCAACACCAAG ATGTATGAAGGGTCTTCTTTGTATGCAAGTGCTATTGCCAACAAGCTCATTGATACTGTGGATAGACAATATGCAGCAGCAATTCCACCTACCAATAGTTATTAG